In the genome of Syntrophorhabdaceae bacterium, one region contains:
- the speD gene encoding adenosylmethionine decarboxylase, which produces MKALGRHVLTEFYDCDNAVLNSVRLIQEYMEQAAQAAGATIVQSMFHVSKPHGVSGVVVIAESHLAIHTWPAYGYAAIDLFTSGEDVDPWKIYAHLKNKLGAGQVSTVEMKRGQLDLLGKEIAHEPSGY; this is translated from the coding sequence TTGAAAGCATTAGGAAGACATGTATTAACAGAGTTTTATGATTGTGACAACGCGGTTTTGAACAGCGTGCGCTTGATACAGGAATATATGGAACAGGCAGCGCAGGCGGCCGGAGCCACTATCGTCCAGAGCATGTTTCATGTATCTAAACCTCATGGCGTAAGCGGTGTCGTTGTAATAGCTGAATCCCATCTTGCCATCCATACGTGGCCTGCCTATGGCTACGCGGCAATAGACCTTTTTACCAGCGGTGAAGATGTGGACCCGTGGAAGATCTACGCGCACTTGAAGAATAAGCTCGGTGCCGGGCAAGTCTCCACAGTGGAAATGAAGAGGGGTCAGCTGGATTTGTTAGGCAAAGAAATCGCCCACGAACCTTCTGGGTACTAA